One genomic window of Camelina sativa cultivar DH55 chromosome 5, Cs, whole genome shotgun sequence includes the following:
- the LOC104789338 gene encoding eIF-2-alpha kinase activator GCN1-like → MKSDKYGERRGAAFGLAGVIMGFGISSLKKYGLIVTLQEALIDRNSAKRREGALLAFECLCEKLEKLFESYVIKMLPLLLVLFSDQAGAVREAAECAARAMMSQLSAYGVKLVLPFLLKVIIY, encoded by the exons ATGAAGAGTGATAAATATGGTGAGCGTAGAGGGGCAGCTTTTGGTCTTGCGGGAGTAATTATGGGCTTTGGAATTTCTAGCTTGAAGAAATATGGTCTTATAGTCACTTTGCAAGAGGCACTTATTGACAG AAATTCTGCGAAACGGCGTGAAGGAGCACTTCTTGCATTTGAATGTCTCTGCGAGAAGcttgaaaaattatttgaatc GTATGTGATAAAGATGTTACCCTTACTTCTGGTGTTGTTCTCTGACCAAGCTGGAGCAGTTCGTGAAGCAGCAGAATGTGCTGCTCGAGCTATGATGTCTCAACTATCTGCATATGGTGTGAAACTTGTCCTTCCTTTTCTCCTCAAGGTGATTATTTACTAA
- the LOC104789339 gene encoding F-box/kelch-repeat protein At3g13680-like has product MTSTMLDVPEDLVEEILSRVPMTSLRSVRLSCKKWNALSKKRIVGKAATSQFLGFMTRDSRVCSLRLDLQGIRNDEGGDLGGYPSIKQVSLLNHIEVSQTFHCDGLLLCILKDYSRLLVWNPYLGDTSWIQPRNDFDQYDWFALGYDKSRNHKILRIFDYYRCGELVSGSEIYEFSSKSWRVLDVTPDWEIRSLTDDRHGQSLNGNAYFCAEEKIIMQRGVAETGEFLLCFDFTSERFGPRLSLPFYSSDGEALSISCVRDEQLAVLHERWDIMEIWVTNKIHHGQVSWSNFLEVDMTNVFTGRFLLHPCLRSFFIDEEERVAVVFDLVGDISTGNFCYQTAHIIGQDGYIKPVNTERVQIHPVLPLECSSYVPSLVKID; this is encoded by the coding sequence ATGACGTCGACGATGCTCGATGTTCCAGAGGATTTGGTAGAGGAGATACTCTCTAGGGTTCCTATGACATCTCTCAGATCAGTGCGATTAAGTTGCAAAAAATGGAACGCTCTCTCCAAAAAAAGAATCGTTGGTAAAGCAGCAACGAGTCAGTTTCTAGGGTTTATGACGAGGGATTCTAGGGTTTGCTCATTGAGACTCGATCTCCAAGGAATCCGAAACGACGAAGGTGGTGACTTGGGGGGTTATCCATCTATAAAGCAAGTTAGTTTACTTAACCACATCGAGGTATCTCAAACCTTTCACTGTGATGGTTTATTGTTATGCATCCTCAAGGACTACTCGAGGCTCTTGGTATGGAACCCATATCTGGGGGACACCAGCTGGATCCAACCCAGAAACGATTTTGACCAATATGATTGGTTTGCTCTTGGGTATGACAAGAGccgtaaccacaaaatcttgaggatATTTGATTATTATCGATGCGGCGAGCTTGTTTCTGGGTCCGAGATCTATGAGTTTAGCTCTAAATCGTGGAGGGTTCTTGATGTCACTCCCGACTGGGAAATACGGTCTCTCACCGACGATCGACATGGCCAGTCTCTGAATGGGAATGCTTACTTTTGTGCTGAGGAGAAGATAATCATGCAACGAGGAGTAGCAGAGACTGGAGaatttttgctctgttttgattttacatcAGAGAGATTTGGACCACGTCTGTCTCTTCCGTTTTACTCTTCTGATGGAGAGGCTCTGTCTATATCTTGTGTCAGAGACGAGCAACTTGCTGTGTTACATGAACGTTGGGATATAATGGAGATTTGGGTTACGAATAAGATTCATCACGGTCAAGTGTCGTGGAGCAACTTCTTGGAAGTGGACATGACGAATGTGTTCACTGGGCGTTTTCTGCTACACCCTTGTCTTCGGAGCTTTTTCATTGATGAGGAGGAGAGAGTCGCTGTTGTTTTCGATCTTGTCGGAGACATATCGACCGGGAATTTTTGCTACCAAACAGCTCACATCATTGGACAAGATGGATACATTAAACCTGTGAATACTGAACGAGTTCAGATACATCCTGTGCTCCCACTTGAGTGCtcctcttatgttccaagtttagtgAAGATTGATTGA